In the Halarsenatibacter silvermanii genome, ATTTGAAGGGCTAATAGAAGCACTGCACTTATTGATAAACCTGGACTCCCAGGTGCTGGAAATCATCATCCGTTCCCTGCAGGTAACGGGAACAGCCCTGTTTTTCTCTATTGTCATAGGAGTCCCCCTGGGGACTTTGATGGGCATGGTTGATTTTCCCGGCAAAAAAATAGTTACAGCCTTGCTCTATACCGGCATGGGTTTTCCCCCGGTGGTGATAGGTCTGTTTGTTTTCATTCTGTTCTCCGCCAGCGGACCCTTTGGCCAGCTGGGCTGGCTTTTCACAACCAGAGCTATAGTCGTCGCGCAAACAATTCTGGCTCTACCCCTGGTTACCAGTTTTGTCATGACCTCTGTCATGAGCGTTGATGATAACCTGATAATACAGATGCGGGCCCTGGGAGCCAGCAAAAAACAGCTGTACTGGGCGGTAATAAAAGAAGCAAAACTGGGGGCTGTTGTGGCTATAGCTGCAGGTTTTGGAGCTGTGATTTCTGAAGTAGGGGCTGTCATGCTCGTGGGAGGCAATATAGAAGGAAAAACCCGGGTGTTGACTACTGCTATAATGCTGGAAACCCGCCAGGGACGATTTGGGCTGGCCCTGGCACTGGGTATTATTCTGCTGGCTATAGCTTTTATCACCAATATTATTATGATGAAATTTCAGCAGAGGGAGATAAAATAACATGTCGGGTTCGGTATACAGCGTGAAAAATTTGAGTAAAAAATATGATGGCAAAGAAGTTTTGAGCCTGGATGAATTTGAACTTCATCAGGGCGAAGTTTTCGGGCTGGTAGGTCCCAGTGGAGCGGGAAAGAGCACCTTCCTGCGGCTGCTGAACTTTTTAGAAAAACCCACCACAGGAATTATCAGTTTTAACGGGGGGAAATTTGATCGAGAAAATCAGCCTGATTTAAAAACGAGAAGAAAGGTGACCACCGTTTTTCAAAAACCGGCTCTTATGAAATCTTCGGTCTGGAAAAATGTGCTTTATCCTTTAAAGATACGCGATATCAAAATCGACCGCGAGCTGGAGCAAAAAGCTGAAGAGTTGGTATCAGATATCGGGCTGGAAGATTTGATAGATAAGAGGGCTGATAAAC is a window encoding:
- a CDS encoding ABC transporter permease, which produces MGTLFEGLIEALHLLINLDSQVLEIIIRSLQVTGTALFFSIVIGVPLGTLMGMVDFPGKKIVTALLYTGMGFPPVVIGLFVFILFSASGPFGQLGWLFTTRAIVVAQTILALPLVTSFVMTSVMSVDDNLIIQMRALGASKKQLYWAVIKEAKLGAVVAIAAGFGAVISEVGAVMLVGGNIEGKTRVLTTAIMLETRQGRFGLALALGIILLAIAFITNIIMMKFQQREIK
- a CDS encoding phosphate ABC transporter ATP-binding protein, producing the protein MSGSVYSVKNLSKKYDGKEVLSLDEFELHQGEVFGLVGPSGAGKSTFLRLLNFLEKPTTGIISFNGGKFDRENQPDLKTRRKVTTVFQKPALMKSSVWKNVLYPLKIRDIKIDRELEQKAEELVSDIGLEDLIDKRADKLSGGEAQRVAVARALIFEPDVLLLDEPTSNLDPTNISIIEDKIKQYSEEKHKAILMVTHNIFQARRLADRVGLMHRGCFIEVKDKDTFFSSPENELTERFLEGDLLNKETC